The following are from one region of the Trichoplusia ni isolate ovarian cell line Hi5 chromosome 1, tn1, whole genome shotgun sequence genome:
- the LOC113498170 gene encoding uncharacterized protein LOC113498170 isoform X1, whose translation MPGHGLSQVKCEPQSDEDDSDPQFAHTYLNSQQGNGLEELVPLAPAGPAATPVCVKQERADSPPTSTLETLESAPHNAKSADLLDRHLDFLHVCDMQDSTDFMPLLAVKDEPSSEGEQPHLSGEDTSDSCGRQASPAPRHSPKSWTQQDMERALDALRNHQMSLTKASATYGIPSTTLWQRAHRLGIDTPKKEGGAKSWSEADLRGALHALRAGAISANKASKAYGIPSSTLYKIARREGIRLSAPFNAAPVSWRRADLAAALAAIRAGAASVQQAAALYGIPTGTLYGRCKREGIELSRSNPTPWSEDAMGEALEAVRVGQMSINQAAIHYNLPYSSLYGRFKRCKYQMQGMAPCPQPPPEREQCQPTPAAPQYWAAGAGLPHDQYAHYYHAGSSIATS comes from the exons ATGCCCGGCCACGGACTGTCTCAAGTGAAATGCGAGCCGCAATCGGACGAAGACGACAGCGACCCACAGTTCGCGCACACCTATCTAAACAGCCAG CAGGGCAATGGGTTGGAGGAGCTGGTGCCGCTGGCGCCGGCGGGCCCGGCCGCCACGCCTGTCTGCGTCAAGCAGGAGCGCGCCGACTCGCCGCCGACCTCCACGCTTGAAACCCTCGAGTCAGCCCCGCACAATGCTAAG aGTGCCGACCTCCTGGACAGGCACTTAGACTTCCTGCACGTGTGTGACATGCAGGACTCGACGGACTTCATGCCGCTGCTCGCAGTCAAGGATGAGCCCTCGTCTGAAGGAG AGCAACCCCACCTGAGTGGCGAGGACACAAGCGACTCATGCGGGCGACAAGCATCGCCCGCACCGCGGCACAGCCCCAAGAGCTGGACGCAACAGGACATGGAGCGGGCTCTCGACGCGCTCAGGAACCATCAGATGAGCCTTACTAAG GCATCTGCGACATACGGCATCCCGTCGACGACGCTGTGGCAGCGCGCACACCGGCTCGGCATCGACACGCCCAAGAAGGAGGGCGGCGCCAAGTCCTGGAGCGAGGCCGACCTGCGCGGGGCCCTGCACGCGCTCCGGGCCGGCGCCATCTCCGCTAATAAGGCCAGCAAAGCGTATG GCATCCCGAGCAGCACGCTGTACAAGATAGCCCGGCGCGAGGGCATCCGGCTGTCGGCCCCGTTCAACGCGGCGCCGGTGTCGTGGCGGCGCGCGGACctggcggcggcgctggcggccaTCCGCGCCGGCGCCGCCTCCGTGCAGCAGGCCGCCGCGCTCTACGGGATACCCACCG GCACGCTGTACGGGAGGTGCAAGCGAGAGGGTATCGAGTTGTCTCGCTCCAACCCCACGCCGTGGTCCGAGGACGCTATGGGAGAAGCGCTAGAAGCTGTCAG GGTAGGCCAGATGTCCATAAACCAGGCGGCAATTCACTACAACTTGCCGTATTCCTCGCTTTATGGAAGATTCAAGCGATGCAAATATCAGATGCAG GGCATGGCTCCGTGCCCGCAGCCGCCGCCCGAGCGGGAGCAGTGCCAGCCGACGCCCGCCGCCCCGCAGTActgggcggcgggcgcggggctgCCCCACGACCAGTACGCGCACTACTACCACGCGGGCAGCAGCATCGCCACCAGCTGA
- the LOC113498170 gene encoding uncharacterized protein LOC113498170 isoform X2, with protein MPGHGLSQVKCEPQSDEDDSDPQFAHTYLNSQGNGLEELVPLAPAGPAATPVCVKQERADSPPTSTLETLESAPHNAKSADLLDRHLDFLHVCDMQDSTDFMPLLAVKDEPSSEGEQPHLSGEDTSDSCGRQASPAPRHSPKSWTQQDMERALDALRNHQMSLTKASATYGIPSTTLWQRAHRLGIDTPKKEGGAKSWSEADLRGALHALRAGAISANKASKAYGIPSSTLYKIARREGIRLSAPFNAAPVSWRRADLAAALAAIRAGAASVQQAAALYGIPTGTLYGRCKREGIELSRSNPTPWSEDAMGEALEAVRVGQMSINQAAIHYNLPYSSLYGRFKRCKYQMQGMAPCPQPPPEREQCQPTPAAPQYWAAGAGLPHDQYAHYYHAGSSIATS; from the exons ATGCCCGGCCACGGACTGTCTCAAGTGAAATGCGAGCCGCAATCGGACGAAGACGACAGCGACCCACAGTTCGCGCACACCTATCTAAACAGCCAG GGCAATGGGTTGGAGGAGCTGGTGCCGCTGGCGCCGGCGGGCCCGGCCGCCACGCCTGTCTGCGTCAAGCAGGAGCGCGCCGACTCGCCGCCGACCTCCACGCTTGAAACCCTCGAGTCAGCCCCGCACAATGCTAAG aGTGCCGACCTCCTGGACAGGCACTTAGACTTCCTGCACGTGTGTGACATGCAGGACTCGACGGACTTCATGCCGCTGCTCGCAGTCAAGGATGAGCCCTCGTCTGAAGGAG AGCAACCCCACCTGAGTGGCGAGGACACAAGCGACTCATGCGGGCGACAAGCATCGCCCGCACCGCGGCACAGCCCCAAGAGCTGGACGCAACAGGACATGGAGCGGGCTCTCGACGCGCTCAGGAACCATCAGATGAGCCTTACTAAG GCATCTGCGACATACGGCATCCCGTCGACGACGCTGTGGCAGCGCGCACACCGGCTCGGCATCGACACGCCCAAGAAGGAGGGCGGCGCCAAGTCCTGGAGCGAGGCCGACCTGCGCGGGGCCCTGCACGCGCTCCGGGCCGGCGCCATCTCCGCTAATAAGGCCAGCAAAGCGTATG GCATCCCGAGCAGCACGCTGTACAAGATAGCCCGGCGCGAGGGCATCCGGCTGTCGGCCCCGTTCAACGCGGCGCCGGTGTCGTGGCGGCGCGCGGACctggcggcggcgctggcggccaTCCGCGCCGGCGCCGCCTCCGTGCAGCAGGCCGCCGCGCTCTACGGGATACCCACCG GCACGCTGTACGGGAGGTGCAAGCGAGAGGGTATCGAGTTGTCTCGCTCCAACCCCACGCCGTGGTCCGAGGACGCTATGGGAGAAGCGCTAGAAGCTGTCAG GGTAGGCCAGATGTCCATAAACCAGGCGGCAATTCACTACAACTTGCCGTATTCCTCGCTTTATGGAAGATTCAAGCGATGCAAATATCAGATGCAG GGCATGGCTCCGTGCCCGCAGCCGCCGCCCGAGCGGGAGCAGTGCCAGCCGACGCCCGCCGCCCCGCAGTActgggcggcgggcgcggggctgCCCCACGACCAGTACGCGCACTACTACCACGCGGGCAGCAGCATCGCCACCAGCTGA